One window of the Haloarcula halobia genome contains the following:
- a CDS encoding hydrogenase maturation protease, producing MTGAHDAVAIVGVGNPTMGDDGLGRAVLDRLVADADVVGAGGGQDGPVRAAFAGTTGFFALEAMDGVDRAVVVDAVDADGPPGTVHRVRLDRPRAGSGAAGGDPALTGGVPEVTLHDITFRDALRTCRSAYDLPDWVVLVGVVPAVVEGGIGLSDPVTAAVPTAAAAVRAELDRRPRHGTDGGDPSMDTTWYCHDCDRRIDSAAVDEHEARGHSVRGRLRPDRLLAQDPWETDGTLDEDGESGPDDASEVTE from the coding sequence GTGACCGGCGCCCACGACGCCGTGGCCATCGTCGGGGTCGGCAACCCGACGATGGGCGACGATGGCCTGGGGCGCGCGGTGCTCGACCGCCTCGTCGCCGACGCCGATGTGGTGGGGGCCGGAGGCGGACAGGACGGGCCCGTTCGAGCGGCCTTCGCCGGGACGACCGGGTTCTTCGCGCTCGAGGCGATGGACGGCGTCGACCGGGCAGTCGTCGTCGACGCCGTCGACGCGGACGGGCCACCCGGGACGGTCCACCGGGTCCGACTGGACCGGCCCCGCGCTGGGTCCGGGGCGGCCGGCGGCGACCCGGCGCTCACCGGCGGCGTCCCGGAGGTGACGCTGCACGACATCACCTTCCGCGACGCGCTCCGAACCTGTCGGTCGGCGTACGACCTCCCCGACTGGGTGGTCCTCGTCGGGGTGGTGCCGGCGGTGGTCGAGGGCGGGATCGGACTCAGCGACCCGGTGACGGCAGCGGTACCGACGGCGGCGGCCGCCGTCCGGGCCGAACTGGACCGGCGGCCGCGACACGGGACCGACGGAGGTGACCCGAGCATGGACACGACCTGGTACTGTCACGACTGCGACAGACGGATCGACTCGGCGGCGGTCGACGAACACGAGGCCCGAGGCCACAGCGTCAGGGGTCGGCTTCGGCCCGACCGCTTGCTCGCACAGGACCCCTGGGAGACGGACGGCACGCTGGACGAGGACGGCGAATCGGGCCCGGACGACGCGTCGGAGGTGACCGAGTGA
- a CDS encoding hydrogenase maturation nickel metallochaperone HypA, with product MHELAIADRLLDRAVSAARDAGAERVDGLTVELGTATHLVPEQVAFCLDAVAEDTPAEGATVTFERVSARGECSCGWHGELETLAETVAGVPDRRCPDCGAEVELTAGRECRLKTVEIPEAPTTRKTDQTDQT from the coding sequence ATGCACGAACTCGCCATCGCGGACCGGCTGCTCGACCGCGCCGTATCGGCCGCTCGCGACGCCGGCGCGGAGCGGGTCGACGGACTGACAGTCGAACTCGGTACCGCGACGCACCTCGTCCCCGAACAGGTGGCGTTCTGCCTCGACGCGGTCGCCGAGGACACCCCCGCGGAGGGTGCCACAGTCACCTTCGAGCGCGTGTCGGCCCGTGGCGAGTGTTCGTGCGGGTGGCACGGCGAGCTGGAGACGCTCGCCGAGACGGTCGCCGGGGTCCCGGACAGGCGCTGTCCGGACTGCGGAGCCGAGGTCGAACTCACCGCCGGGCGCGAGTGCCGGCTGAAGACCGTCGAGATTCCCGAGGCACCGACCACTCGAAAGACCGACCAGACGGACCAGACGTGA
- a CDS encoding HypC/HybG/HupF family hydrogenase formation chaperone: MCLGIPGEVLEIDGDEARAAFRGAEKWVRIDVVGDDLSVGDYVLNHAGFAIRKIPEEQVERTVELYEQAAAGDTGRGEVSD; encoded by the coding sequence ATGTGTCTCGGCATCCCCGGCGAGGTGCTCGAGATCGACGGCGATGAGGCCCGCGCGGCGTTTCGCGGCGCCGAAAAGTGGGTCCGAATCGACGTCGTCGGCGACGACCTCTCCGTCGGCGACTACGTGCTCAACCACGCCGGCTTCGCGATTCGGAAGATTCCCGAAGAGCAGGTCGAACGGACGGTCGAACTGTACGAACAGGCCGCCGCGGGCGACACCGGACGGGGTGAGGTCAGTGACTGA
- a CDS encoding MOSC domain-containing protein, producing the protein MAHVERLTVYPVKGFDGVDREVARLIGGGTLAHDREFALFDGDGDVVNGKRTDRVHDVATDYDPETGRLSVSAPGHGAATFDVGDETGRQRAAAWFGSVFGLDLSLERDAELGFVDRRELGPSVVSTATLETVASWFEEVTVESVRRRLRANVEVGGVPAFWEDRFVGTDAPSFRVGDVRFEGGTPCGRCVVPERDPDTGDPTPEFRERFVQRREATFPDFADRAAFDHYYTVMLIARVTPADRGGTVRVGDEVALVD; encoded by the coding sequence ATGGCACACGTCGAGCGGCTCACGGTCTACCCGGTGAAGGGATTCGACGGCGTCGACCGCGAGGTCGCGCGCCTGATCGGCGGCGGCACGCTGGCCCACGACCGCGAGTTCGCGCTGTTCGACGGGGACGGCGACGTCGTCAACGGAAAACGGACCGACCGGGTCCACGACGTGGCGACGGACTACGACCCCGAGACCGGGCGGCTCTCGGTCTCGGCGCCCGGCCACGGCGCCGCGACGTTCGACGTCGGCGACGAGACCGGCCGCCAGCGAGCGGCCGCGTGGTTCGGGTCGGTCTTCGGCCTCGACCTCTCGCTCGAGCGCGACGCCGAGCTGGGCTTCGTCGACCGCCGCGAACTGGGGCCGTCGGTCGTCAGCACGGCCACGCTGGAGACCGTCGCCTCGTGGTTCGAGGAGGTCACCGTCGAGAGCGTGCGGCGACGGCTCCGGGCCAACGTCGAGGTCGGTGGCGTCCCGGCGTTCTGGGAGGACCGTTTCGTCGGGACGGACGCCCCGTCTTTCCGGGTCGGCGACGTCCGCTTCGAGGGGGGCACCCCCTGTGGCCGCTGTGTCGTCCCCGAGCGGGACCCCGACACCGGCGACCCGACGCCGGAGTTCCGCGAACGGTTCGTCCAGCGCCGCGAGGCCACGTTCCCCGACTTCGCCGACCGGGCCGCCTTCGACCACTACTACACCGTGATGCTCATCGCGAGGGTCACCCCGGCCGACCGCGGCGGGACCGTCCGCGTCGGCGACGAGGTCGCGCTCGTCGACTGA
- a CDS encoding nickel-dependent hydrogenase large subunit translates to MPEIEIDPTTRIEGHHSTTLHVEDGHVVRAESEMNMFRGVESITLGRQPSDVPQVTQMVCGVCFTCHRQASILAMEDAAGRAGVFDGVPPNGRLLRDIMEGMFLLWNHAVHLFVLAGPDYSNAVADTGFDRLDPVDGAGYQDALAHQRDLLQAFTEFGGRAPHPLTYAPGGVTADPDPETLAEIRETVAAIDEWLGPTDAVPELVERARDDERGEPTDGGAGGYDLCSILVAAAEAGAADFGVGPGRFYANGMFFGPGGSADDPAESLVFPRGIYEDGNLRRPTRTDLVEGITEDVGHAWYTDASGGRPAEAPAPDPDPEKAGAYSWGKAPKYRGRTMETGPLARLVAAERDPADLRATLGNGAAASSTFNRLAARVQETLLVRDRLVEWLDAVDPDAPTKAEWTDDFSGAGVGFWGASRGALSHWVQVDSGTVNQYQIVTPTTWNLGPRDDDGVPGVFESAVEGMAVPDVSDPTDVMRTVRSFDPCLGCAVHVESPEGRFETEVEPHAPGGGR, encoded by the coding sequence ATGCCCGAGATAGAGATCGACCCCACGACCCGCATCGAGGGCCACCACTCGACGACGCTGCACGTCGAGGACGGCCACGTCGTTCGAGCAGAGAGCGAGATGAACATGTTCCGCGGCGTCGAGTCCATCACCCTCGGTCGGCAGCCGTCGGACGTCCCGCAGGTGACCCAGATGGTCTGTGGCGTCTGTTTCACGTGCCACCGACAGGCCTCCATCCTGGCCATGGAAGACGCCGCCGGGCGGGCCGGCGTGTTCGACGGCGTGCCGCCCAACGGCCGGCTGCTCCGGGACATCATGGAGGGGATGTTCCTCCTGTGGAACCACGCCGTCCACCTGTTCGTCCTCGCCGGACCGGACTACTCGAACGCGGTCGCGGACACCGGCTTCGACCGGCTCGACCCGGTCGACGGAGCGGGGTACCAGGACGCGCTGGCCCACCAGCGTGACCTCCTCCAGGCCTTCACGGAGTTCGGTGGGCGGGCGCCGCACCCGCTCACGTACGCACCCGGCGGCGTGACCGCCGACCCCGACCCGGAGACGCTTGCGGAGATTCGCGAGACCGTCGCGGCCATAGACGAGTGGCTCGGGCCGACCGACGCGGTTCCGGAGCTGGTCGAGCGGGCGCGCGACGACGAACGCGGCGAGCCGACCGACGGCGGTGCCGGCGGCTACGACCTCTGTTCGATACTCGTCGCCGCCGCCGAGGCCGGCGCCGCCGACTTCGGCGTCGGGCCGGGCCGCTTCTACGCCAACGGGATGTTCTTCGGGCCGGGCGGGAGCGCCGACGACCCGGCCGAGTCGCTGGTGTTCCCACGCGGCATCTACGAGGACGGCAACCTCCGACGGCCGACGCGGACCGACCTCGTCGAGGGCATCACCGAGGACGTCGGCCACGCGTGGTACACGGACGCGTCGGGCGGTCGGCCCGCGGAGGCGCCCGCACCTGACCCCGACCCCGAGAAGGCGGGTGCCTACTCGTGGGGAAAGGCCCCGAAGTACCGCGGGCGGACGATGGAGACCGGACCGCTGGCGCGACTCGTCGCCGCCGAGCGCGACCCGGCCGACCTCCGGGCGACGCTCGGCAACGGCGCGGCCGCCAGTAGCACGTTCAACCGGCTGGCCGCTCGCGTCCAAGAGACGCTGCTGGTCCGCGACCGCCTCGTCGAGTGGCTGGACGCCGTCGACCCCGACGCCCCGACGAAGGCCGAGTGGACCGACGACTTCAGCGGCGCCGGCGTCGGCTTCTGGGGCGCCTCGCGCGGGGCGCTTTCCCACTGGGTCCAGGTCGACAGCGGTACGGTCAACCAGTACCAGATCGTCACGCCGACGACCTGGAACCTCGGCCCGCGTGACGACGACGGTGTTCCCGGCGTCTTCGAGTCGGCCGTCGAGGGGATGGCGGTCCCCGACGTCTCGGACCCGACCGACGTGATGCGTACCGTCCGGTCGTTCGACCCCTGTCTGGGGTGTGCGGTCCACGTCGAGAGCCCCGAGGGGCGCTTCGAGACCGAAGTCGAACCACACGCGCCCGGAGGGGGCCGGTGA
- the hypD gene encoding hydrogenase formation protein HypD — protein sequence MTEALEFRDPERATELTDRLRALVDGVDRHLRVMHVCGSHEEAIAEFGLRSVLPDGLTVAMGPGCPVCVTDLPEVDEAVALAETGHTVATYGDMVRVPGSDGSLADARSAGADVRTVYSAAEAVDVATETDGEVVFFATGFETTAAPTATVLRDGPPENFSVLSAHKYVPPAMDVVAAHPDTQVDGFLAAGHAATITGVDVFESVVENHGLPVVVGGFEPLDILAGLVILVEEISAGEASVTNAYPRCVDDAGNRAAREALWEVFERVPGKWRGVAEVPDATLELRESYAEYDARRQFDIDRPTVDDRTTECICGDIMGGRASPTDCDLFGTACTPTDPVGACMVSDEGPCHIQHAYGGRRQP from the coding sequence GTGACTGAAGCGCTGGAGTTTCGCGACCCCGAGCGAGCGACGGAACTGACGGACCGTCTCCGGGCGCTCGTCGACGGCGTCGACCGGCACCTCCGCGTGATGCACGTCTGTGGGTCACACGAGGAGGCCATCGCGGAGTTCGGGCTCCGGAGCGTCCTGCCGGACGGCCTGACGGTGGCGATGGGACCGGGCTGTCCGGTCTGTGTCACCGACCTGCCGGAGGTCGACGAGGCGGTGGCGCTGGCCGAGACGGGCCACACCGTGGCCACCTACGGCGACATGGTCCGCGTGCCCGGCAGCGACGGGAGCCTCGCCGACGCCCGGTCGGCCGGGGCGGACGTCAGGACGGTCTACAGCGCCGCGGAAGCGGTCGACGTCGCGACGGAGACCGACGGCGAGGTGGTGTTCTTCGCGACCGGGTTCGAGACCACCGCCGCGCCGACAGCGACCGTGCTCCGGGACGGGCCGCCGGAGAACTTCTCGGTGCTGTCGGCCCACAAGTACGTCCCGCCGGCGATGGACGTCGTGGCCGCTCACCCCGACACGCAGGTCGACGGGTTCCTCGCCGCCGGGCACGCCGCGACGATAACCGGCGTGGACGTCTTCGAGAGCGTCGTCGAGAACCACGGCCTGCCGGTCGTCGTCGGGGGGTTCGAACCGCTCGACATCCTCGCGGGGTTGGTCATCCTGGTCGAGGAAATCAGCGCGGGCGAGGCCTCGGTGACCAACGCGTACCCCCGGTGTGTCGACGACGCCGGCAACCGGGCTGCCCGCGAGGCGCTGTGGGAGGTCTTCGAGCGGGTCCCCGGCAAGTGGCGCGGCGTCGCGGAGGTGCCCGACGCAACGCTCGAGCTCCGGGAGTCGTACGCGGAGTACGACGCCCGCCGGCAGTTCGACATCGACCGCCCGACCGTCGACGACCGGACGACCGAGTGCATCTGTGGCGACATCATGGGCGGTCGCGCCAGCCCGACCGACTGCGACCTGTTCGGGACGGCGTGTACGCCGACGGACCCCGTCGGCGCCTGCATGGTGAGCGACGAGGGGCCCTGCCACATCCAGCACGCCTACGGCGGGAGGCGACAGCCGTGA
- a CDS encoding ferredoxin, with protein MTEADDTVDPSEFGEQDAPPVEAKPYKIIFEANKCFGAGKCAEVSRNWNLDLDTGIATPRAYFIGEEDLDHNVAAAEACPAKKGRGIIHVVDRRTNEEVAPDPHGDGTLSVDW; from the coding sequence ATGACCGAGGCCGACGACACCGTCGACCCAAGCGAGTTCGGCGAACAGGACGCCCCGCCCGTCGAGGCAAAGCCCTACAAGATCATCTTCGAGGCCAACAAGTGCTTCGGCGCCGGGAAGTGCGCCGAGGTCTCGCGGAACTGGAACCTCGACCTCGACACCGGCATCGCAACCCCGCGGGCCTACTTCATCGGCGAGGAGGACCTGGACCACAACGTCGCGGCCGCAGAGGCCTGCCCCGCGAAGAAGGGACGTGGCATCATCCACGTCGTCGACCGCCGAACGAACGAGGAGGTCGCGCCCGACCCCCACGGCGACGGCACCCTCTCGGTCGACTGGTAA
- a CDS encoding DUF5813 family protein produces MTEVPADVGAAFDRHEAFVPAGTGYAVETTSFTGHVTASEGEQWRTDIEVTVRAPSLQAATSDEVGEAVREGWFETFERRLEDAPKATRASVDVDEYVVERDGDEVVVTYRFSLGNANQAADVAKAFAEYVQGTYVEGIIPGYDYVGTVADLMDTASTGGSEGRRGGTPL; encoded by the coding sequence ATGACCGAGGTACCAGCGGACGTCGGGGCCGCCTTCGACCGGCACGAGGCGTTCGTCCCGGCGGGGACGGGCTACGCCGTCGAGACGACGAGTTTCACGGGTCACGTCACCGCGAGCGAGGGCGAGCAGTGGCGGACGGACATCGAGGTGACGGTCCGGGCGCCGTCGCTCCAGGCCGCGACCAGCGACGAGGTCGGCGAGGCGGTCCGCGAGGGCTGGTTCGAGACGTTCGAGCGCCGACTCGAGGACGCCCCGAAGGCGACCCGGGCGTCGGTCGACGTCGACGAGTACGTCGTCGAGCGCGACGGCGACGAGGTGGTGGTCACCTACCGGTTCAGTCTCGGGAACGCGAATCAGGCCGCCGACGTCGCGAAGGCCTTCGCCGAGTACGTCCAGGGGACCTACGTCGAGGGAATCATCCCGGGCTACGACTACGTGGGGACCGTCGCGGACCTCATGGACACGGCGAGCACGGGCGGGAGCGAGGGTCGTCGCGGCGGGACGCCGCTGTGA
- a CDS encoding helix-turn-helix domain-containing protein, which translates to MPGVRAELAFDDPTGCPVADLTDGQGGTARSVTWSDGDRTVTEQFEYDGDVDASSGSETAPEGDVNRVFDYDDAAVYELERESEDCVCQTIAEFDCPLSDVDVADGTLYVSLHLRDATELRALLERLRGAYDDVRVRYLVQSGDGDSSGDVVPVDRDRLTDRQREAVATAYRMGYFDYPRQSNASEVAEALDIAPSTFTEHLTAAQSELLRAVLDDDSPGPR; encoded by the coding sequence ATGCCCGGTGTCCGCGCGGAACTCGCCTTCGACGACCCGACCGGTTGTCCAGTCGCCGACCTCACCGACGGGCAGGGGGGCACGGCCCGGTCCGTGACCTGGAGTGACGGCGACAGGACCGTCACCGAGCAGTTCGAGTACGACGGGGACGTCGACGCCTCGAGCGGGAGCGAGACAGCGCCCGAGGGCGACGTGAACCGGGTGTTCGACTACGACGACGCAGCAGTCTACGAGCTGGAGCGAGAGAGCGAGGACTGCGTCTGTCAGACCATCGCCGAGTTCGACTGTCCGCTGTCGGACGTCGATGTCGCCGACGGCACGCTCTACGTGAGCCTCCACCTGCGGGACGCCACCGAACTCAGGGCGTTGCTCGAGCGACTGCGGGGGGCGTACGACGACGTCCGGGTCCGCTATCTGGTGCAGTCCGGCGACGGTGACAGCAGCGGCGACGTCGTCCCCGTCGACCGGGACCGACTCACCGACCGTCAGCGCGAGGCGGTCGCCACGGCCTACCGGATGGGCTACTTCGATTACCCCAGGCAGTCGAACGCGTCCGAGGTGGCCGAGGCACTCGACATCGCCCCGTCGACGTTCACTGAACACCTCACGGCGGCCCAGTCAGAGCTGCTCCGCGCGGTGCTCGACGACGACAGCCCGGGGCCGCGGTAA
- a CDS encoding histidine kinase N-terminal 7TM domain-containing protein codes for MLVPEYNPGFWVHAGVSYLFVAVGTGMLALEATQSRGVRRTQTTLLALAVVPSVGATLVSLFDIAFGE; via the coding sequence GTGCTCGTCCCCGAGTACAATCCCGGGTTCTGGGTACACGCGGGGGTCTCGTACCTGTTCGTCGCGGTCGGGACGGGTATGCTGGCGCTGGAGGCGACGCAGTCGAGGGGGGTGCGACGGACACAGACGACCCTGCTCGCGCTCGCGGTCGTCCCGTCGGTCGGCGCGACCCTCGTCTCGCTGTTCGACATCGCGTTCGGGGAGTAG
- the hypB gene encoding hydrogenase nickel incorporation protein HypB, whose product MTYHATHDVDRLLASLARTITRLQPRQPLPPDRRRGPLRTHRFGHESDPEAGGSGDTAEADVLAAVRETAGDVHERLGHDHDVFAVELLGATGAGKTALLESLLGDEGPTPFAGERVGVVTGDVAGTDDADRLRALDVPVVNVTTGRDCHLDPERVDSALDDFDLDRLDVLVVENVGNMVCPADFPLGTDVRAVVVSPTEGDDVVRKHPLLFQVCDVAVLNKGDVAAAVGADVQRMADDVDHVAPETPVVRTSAETGAGIDELSAWLVDRRRERVHSHG is encoded by the coding sequence ATGACCTACCACGCAACCCACGACGTCGACCGACTCCTCGCATCGCTCGCTCGAACGATAACGCGCCTGCAACCCCGCCAGCCGCTCCCTCCAGACCGCCGCCGTGGGCCACTCCGGACGCACCGCTTCGGGCACGAGAGCGACCCCGAGGCAGGTGGTAGCGGTGACACCGCCGAGGCCGACGTCCTCGCTGCGGTCCGCGAGACGGCCGGCGACGTCCACGAGCGACTCGGGCACGACCACGACGTCTTCGCCGTCGAGCTGCTCGGCGCGACCGGCGCCGGGAAGACGGCCCTGCTCGAGTCGTTGCTGGGGGACGAGGGGCCGACGCCGTTCGCCGGCGAACGCGTCGGGGTCGTCACCGGCGACGTGGCCGGCACCGACGACGCCGACCGCCTGCGGGCCCTCGACGTCCCCGTGGTGAACGTGACGACCGGGCGGGACTGTCACCTCGACCCGGAGCGCGTCGACAGCGCACTGGACGACTTCGACCTCGACCGTCTCGACGTGCTGGTCGTCGAGAACGTCGGCAACATGGTCTGCCCGGCCGACTTCCCGCTCGGGACCGACGTCCGCGCCGTCGTCGTCAGCCCCACCGAGGGGGACGACGTCGTCCGGAAACATCCGCTGTTGTTCCAGGTCTGTGACGTCGCGGTCCTCAACAAGGGAGACGTCGCCGCCGCCGTCGGGGCCGACGTACAGCGGATGGCCGACGACGTCGACCACGTCGCTCCCGAGACCCCGGTCGTCCGGACCAGCGCCGAGACGGGCGCGGGCATCGACGAACTGTCGGCGTGGCTCGTCGACCGACGCCGCGAGCGAGTCCACTCCCATGGCTGA
- the hypE gene encoding hydrogenase expression/formation protein HypE has protein sequence MTRTEAEPDAVEETGESAGDATVTAAHGAGTERTRDLLDAVVTDRFGDPATADVGLGALDDGAVVPDSAVRDVDPPAADGDRSPEGSTVVTTDAHVVHPREFPGGDLGRLAVCGTVNDLAAMGATAPLALSSALVVEAGTPVAAVDRLTSSMAAACEEAGCQLRTGDTKVMGSGDVDGIVVTTTGVGRIERGAELAATGVSPGDALLVTGPVGDHGVALLAAREGFEFASPLRSDVRPVNDLVAAAREAGRVTAATDPTRGGVANAVNELAAASEVGLVLDEQSIPVADATRGAAEVLGLDPLTVACEGRMVLAVDAADADAVRDRLRELPGGERAAVVGRAVDDHPGDVVLDTGFGERYLDVPTGERVPRIC, from the coding sequence GTGACCAGGACCGAGGCCGAGCCCGACGCCGTGGAAGAAACCGGCGAGTCGGCGGGCGACGCAACCGTCACCGCCGCCCACGGGGCGGGCACCGAGCGCACCCGCGACCTGCTCGACGCCGTCGTGACCGACCGCTTTGGCGACCCGGCGACGGCCGACGTCGGGCTGGGGGCGCTCGACGACGGCGCGGTCGTCCCTGACAGTGCGGTCAGAGACGTGGACCCACCGGCGGCCGACGGCGACCGTTCCCCCGAGGGCTCGACCGTCGTCACGACCGACGCCCACGTCGTACACCCCCGGGAGTTTCCCGGCGGCGACCTCGGTCGCCTCGCGGTCTGTGGGACCGTCAACGACCTCGCGGCGATGGGCGCGACCGCCCCGCTCGCGCTGTCGAGCGCCCTCGTCGTCGAGGCCGGCACGCCGGTCGCGGCCGTCGACCGGCTGACGTCGTCGATGGCGGCGGCCTGCGAGGAGGCGGGCTGTCAGCTCCGCACCGGCGACACGAAGGTGATGGGAAGCGGGGACGTCGACGGCATCGTCGTCACGACCACCGGCGTCGGTCGGATCGAACGCGGCGCCGAACTGGCCGCCACCGGCGTCTCGCCCGGCGACGCGTTGCTCGTGACCGGCCCGGTCGGCGACCACGGCGTCGCCCTGCTGGCGGCCCGCGAGGGCTTCGAGTTCGCCTCTCCGCTCAGGAGCGACGTGCGACCCGTCAACGACCTGGTCGCCGCCGCCCGGGAAGCCGGCCGGGTGACCGCGGCGACGGACCCGACCCGAGGGGGGGTGGCGAACGCCGTCAACGAACTCGCCGCCGCCAGCGAGGTCGGACTGGTCCTCGACGAGCAGTCGATACCCGTCGCCGACGCGACCCGCGGCGCGGCCGAGGTGCTCGGCCTCGACCCGCTGACCGTCGCCTGCGAGGGGCGGATGGTGCTCGCAGTCGACGCCGCCGACGCCGACGCCGTCCGTGACCGGCTCAGAGAACTGCCCGGCGGTGAGAGGGCGGCGGTCGTCGGCCGTGCGGTCGACGACCACCCCGGCGACGTCGTCCTCGACACCGGCTTCGGGGAGCGCTACCTCGACGTCCCGACCGGCGAACGGGTCCCCCGAATCTGTTGA